From the Lathyrus oleraceus cultivar Zhongwan6 chromosome 4, CAAS_Psat_ZW6_1.0, whole genome shotgun sequence genome, one window contains:
- the LOC127074037 gene encoding glyceraldehyde-3-phosphate dehydrogenase, cytosolic isoform X2: MAKIKIGINGFGRIGRLVARVALKRDDVELVAVNDPFITTDYMTYMFKYDSVHGQWKNDELTVKDSNTLLFGQKPVTVFAHRNPEEIPWASTGADIIVESTGVFTDKDKAAAHLKGGAKKVIISAPSKDAPMFVVGVNENEYKPEYDIISNASCTTNCLAPLAKVINDRFGIVEGLMTTVHSITATQKTVDGPSSKDWRGGRAASFNIIPSSTGAAKAVGKVLPALNGKLTGMSFRVPTVDVSVVDLTVRLEKAATYDEIKAAIKEESEGKLKGILGYTEDDVVSTDFIGDTRSSIFDAKAGIALNDKFVKLVSWYDNELGYSTRVVDLIVHIAKQL, from the exons ATGG CCAAGATCAAGATCGGAATCAACG GATTCGGAAGAATCGGACGTTTGGTTGCTAGAGTAGCTTTGAAGAGAGATGATGTTGAACTCGTTGCAGTTAACGATCCTTTCATCACCACTGATTACATG ACGTATATGTTTAAGTACGACAGTGTTCACGGACAGTGGAAGAACGACGAACTCACCGTCAAGGACTCTAACACTCTTCTCTTCGGTCAGAAGCCAGTTACTGTCTTTGCACACAG GAACCCAGAAGAGATCCCATGGGCCAGCACTGGTGCTGATATCATTGTTGAGTCTACTGGTGTTTTTACTGATAAGGACAAGGCTGCTGCTCATTTGAAG GGTGGTGCCAAGAAGGTCATCATTTCTGCTCCCAGTAAAGATGCTCCTATGTTTGTTGTTGGTGTTAACGAGAATGAATACAAGCCAGAGTATGACATTATTTCCAATGCTAGCTGCACCACCAACTGCCTTGCACCACTTGCAAAG GTTATTAATGACAGGTTTGGCATTGTTGAGGGTCTCATGACCACTGTCCATTCCATCACCG CCACCCAGAAGACTGTTGATGGACCATCAAGCAAGGACTGGAGAGGTGGAAGAGCTGCTTCATTTAACATCATTCCCAGCAGTACCGGAGCTGCTAAG GCTGTCGGCAAAGTGCTTCCTGCTTTGAATGGAAAGTTGACCGGTATGTCATTCCGTGTCCCAACTGTGGATGTCTCCGTTGTTGACCTTACAGTGAGGCTCGAGAAGGCCGCCACCTATGATGAAATCAAAGCTGCTATCAA GGAAGAGTCTGAGGGCAAGTTGAAAGGAATCCTTGGTTACACTGAAGACGATGTGGTCTCCACTGACTTTATTGGTGACACCAG GTCAAGTATCTTTGATGCCAAGGCAGGAATTGCCTTAAATGACAAGTTTGTTAAGCTTGTCTCATGGTATGACAACGAGTTGGGTTACAG TACCCGTGTGGTTGACCTCATTGTTCACATTGCTAAACAACTTTAA
- the LOC127074037 gene encoding glyceraldehyde-3-phosphate dehydrogenase, cytosolic isoform X1, which produces MGAKIKIGINGFGRIGRLVARVALKRDDVELVAVNDPFITTDYMTYMFKYDSVHGQWKNDELTVKDSNTLLFGQKPVTVFAHRNPEEIPWASTGADIIVESTGVFTDKDKAAAHLKGGAKKVIISAPSKDAPMFVVGVNENEYKPEYDIISNASCTTNCLAPLAKVINDRFGIVEGLMTTVHSITATQKTVDGPSSKDWRGGRAASFNIIPSSTGAAKAVGKVLPALNGKLTGMSFRVPTVDVSVVDLTVRLEKAATYDEIKAAIKEESEGKLKGILGYTEDDVVSTDFIGDTRSSIFDAKAGIALNDKFVKLVSWYDNELGYSTRVVDLIVHIAKQL; this is translated from the exons ATGGGTG CCAAGATCAAGATCGGAATCAACG GATTCGGAAGAATCGGACGTTTGGTTGCTAGAGTAGCTTTGAAGAGAGATGATGTTGAACTCGTTGCAGTTAACGATCCTTTCATCACCACTGATTACATG ACGTATATGTTTAAGTACGACAGTGTTCACGGACAGTGGAAGAACGACGAACTCACCGTCAAGGACTCTAACACTCTTCTCTTCGGTCAGAAGCCAGTTACTGTCTTTGCACACAG GAACCCAGAAGAGATCCCATGGGCCAGCACTGGTGCTGATATCATTGTTGAGTCTACTGGTGTTTTTACTGATAAGGACAAGGCTGCTGCTCATTTGAAG GGTGGTGCCAAGAAGGTCATCATTTCTGCTCCCAGTAAAGATGCTCCTATGTTTGTTGTTGGTGTTAACGAGAATGAATACAAGCCAGAGTATGACATTATTTCCAATGCTAGCTGCACCACCAACTGCCTTGCACCACTTGCAAAG GTTATTAATGACAGGTTTGGCATTGTTGAGGGTCTCATGACCACTGTCCATTCCATCACCG CCACCCAGAAGACTGTTGATGGACCATCAAGCAAGGACTGGAGAGGTGGAAGAGCTGCTTCATTTAACATCATTCCCAGCAGTACCGGAGCTGCTAAG GCTGTCGGCAAAGTGCTTCCTGCTTTGAATGGAAAGTTGACCGGTATGTCATTCCGTGTCCCAACTGTGGATGTCTCCGTTGTTGACCTTACAGTGAGGCTCGAGAAGGCCGCCACCTATGATGAAATCAAAGCTGCTATCAA GGAAGAGTCTGAGGGCAAGTTGAAAGGAATCCTTGGTTACACTGAAGACGATGTGGTCTCCACTGACTTTATTGGTGACACCAG GTCAAGTATCTTTGATGCCAAGGCAGGAATTGCCTTAAATGACAAGTTTGTTAAGCTTGTCTCATGGTATGACAACGAGTTGGGTTACAG TACCCGTGTGGTTGACCTCATTGTTCACATTGCTAAACAACTTTAA